In the Paenibacillus pabuli genome, one interval contains:
- a CDS encoding M67 family metallopeptidase, whose translation MAALHGQQNTFFISSSIEQEMSKHMYNSLPQEACGVVLGEAAAGGIRISRFQPIRNVAPNPLHHFSLDEAEWIRCIFNESQLIGIFHSHPHTNPVPSDQDLIALPAYAGLIQVYLIGTPDWTSGSEPQMHLNGYQIQANIVDDPSKENQQKCYNLQPAQLRMT comes from the coding sequence ATGGCAGCACTTCATGGACAGCAAAACACGTTCTTCATCTCTTCTTCCATAGAGCAAGAAATGTCGAAACACATGTATAATTCGCTGCCGCAGGAAGCCTGCGGGGTTGTGCTGGGTGAAGCTGCAGCGGGCGGCATACGAATCAGTCGGTTTCAGCCAATTCGCAACGTTGCGCCTAACCCGCTGCATCACTTCAGCCTGGATGAAGCGGAATGGATTCGTTGCATATTTAACGAGTCTCAGCTCATCGGCATCTTCCACTCGCATCCGCATACCAATCCAGTACCGTCCGATCAGGATCTCATTGCCCTTCCAGCTTACGCCGGATTAATCCAGGTGTACCTGATCGGCACTCCTGATTGGACAAGCGGATCCGAACCGCAAATGCATTTGAATGGTTATCAAATCCAGGCCAATATTGTTGATGACCCCAGCAAGGAAAATCAGCAAAAGTGCTATAACCTTCAGCCAGCACAATTACGCATGACTTAA
- a CDS encoding exonuclease domain-containing protein: MREPARGNTGFWNSLRQGGVPSAIASIMGAPTAQHMAFIRSMMREQRRPEVLHTPLNELDAVVFDLETTGFAPQHGDEILSFGAVRISGGVVLEGEQFYTLVQSKAAVPEHITELTGITQQMTVDAPSLLEGLHDFMSFVGGSVLVAHASAHDRAFLNAALWRTSKVRLTHRLIDTMMLARWLEPGRPGYGLDELLESRGIPIYGRHHALEDAKMTAQLWSCYLEDMTRKNIETLGDLYTHLSHA; this comes from the coding sequence ATGAGAGAGCCGGCAAGGGGCAATACTGGATTTTGGAATTCGCTGCGTCAGGGAGGGGTTCCTTCTGCCATCGCTTCCATAATGGGGGCCCCAACGGCGCAACACATGGCGTTCATCCGCTCAATGATGAGGGAGCAGCGCAGACCGGAAGTTCTTCATACGCCGCTGAATGAATTGGATGCTGTTGTTTTCGATCTGGAAACGACAGGCTTTGCTCCGCAGCATGGAGATGAGATCCTATCATTTGGCGCTGTGCGCATCAGTGGTGGTGTAGTGCTGGAAGGAGAGCAGTTTTATACACTTGTTCAATCGAAGGCTGCGGTACCTGAGCATATTACCGAACTTACAGGCATTACACAGCAAATGACCGTTGATGCACCCTCACTCCTTGAGGGTTTGCATGATTTCATGTCTTTTGTTGGAGGAAGCGTGCTGGTTGCGCATGCAAGTGCGCATGACCGGGCTTTTCTGAATGCAGCACTTTGGCGCACCTCCAAGGTTCGGCTGACACATCGGCTGATCGACACCATGATGCTGGCTCGCTGGCTGGAGCCGGGAAGACCGGGGTATGGTCTCGATGAACTGCTGGAATCAAGAGGGATTCCGATCTATGGACGCCATCATGCATTGGAAGATGCCAAGATGACCGCGCAGCTGTGGTCATGTTATTTGGAGGATATGACGCGTAAAAATATCGAAACATTGGGTGACTTGTATACCCACTTAAGTCATGCGTAA
- a CDS encoding DUF294 nucleotidyltransferase-like domain-containing protein, with protein MDMMEPIPFINHSWSYQGIDGAASSEELRQARVVLQNELQELLSASLSPIEWYQTVNELHDRIYRKAVELCIQGMVEEGFGRPPVPYAFIVFGSSGREEATLWSDQDNGMIISDTPHEGKEEYFAELGRRMADMLEELGYAKCEGKVMCSELLWRKTLESWKEQLKAWRSDLAWEPVRNLIIASDMRFVAGDKSLAEEWTTAFYDGFRAVPELSDAVLRNTVKHKATLNILGQVVTERFGEHAGGFDVKYGLYIPLVNSARFLALQHGIKETSTLKRIQRLVSLEAVPLTLLDAAGRAFMIALKFRRSTPVVIRGGLQQSSGFLDEKQMKQKQMHYELKDTLGQVRRVHRALQRQLRFAERRRP; from the coding sequence CTGGACATGATGGAACCTATCCCGTTTATAAACCATTCTTGGTCCTATCAGGGGATCGATGGTGCCGCTTCTTCCGAGGAGCTGCGCCAGGCACGTGTAGTTTTGCAGAATGAGCTCCAGGAATTGTTGTCCGCTTCCTTGTCGCCGATCGAGTGGTACCAGACGGTAAATGAACTGCATGACCGGATATACCGGAAAGCAGTAGAGTTATGCATCCAGGGGATGGTAGAGGAAGGCTTCGGCCGGCCTCCCGTCCCCTATGCCTTTATCGTATTTGGCAGTTCCGGCAGGGAAGAAGCTACATTATGGAGCGATCAGGACAACGGCATGATTATCAGCGATACCCCGCACGAGGGGAAAGAAGAATATTTTGCCGAACTCGGACGACGAATGGCTGATATGCTTGAAGAATTAGGTTATGCCAAATGTGAAGGGAAAGTAATGTGTTCCGAGCTGTTATGGCGTAAAACATTGGAATCCTGGAAGGAGCAGCTCAAGGCGTGGAGGTCGGATCTGGCATGGGAACCCGTGCGAAATTTGATCATTGCTTCGGATATGCGTTTTGTGGCAGGGGATAAAAGTCTGGCGGAGGAATGGACTACTGCGTTCTATGATGGCTTCAGAGCCGTTCCCGAGCTGTCTGATGCTGTACTGCGTAATACCGTTAAACACAAGGCAACCCTTAATATTCTCGGCCAGGTGGTCACGGAACGGTTTGGTGAACATGCTGGCGGATTCGATGTCAAATATGGCTTATATATCCCACTGGTAAACAGTGCGCGTTTCCTGGCACTGCAGCATGGCATCAAGGAAACATCTACGCTCAAGCGAATCCAGAGATTGGTGTCCCTTGAAGCGGTTCCCCTTACGTTACTTGATGCGGCAGGGCGTGCTTTCATGATTGCACTGAAGTTTAGACGCAGTACACCTGTAGTTATTAGAGGTGGGCTGCAGCAGAGCAGTGGTTTTCTGGATGAGAAACAAATGAAGCAAAAACAGATGCATTATGAACTGAAGGATACATTAGGACAGGTGCGACGCGTGCACCGTGCACTGCAAAGACAATTACGTTTTGCAGAAAGGAGACGTCCATGA